The proteins below come from a single Chrysoperla carnea chromosome 1, inChrCarn1.1, whole genome shotgun sequence genomic window:
- the LOC123290982 gene encoding uncharacterized protein LOC123290982 — protein sequence MGAHWNKGNYIKEIIISVIIITIVPQSTYGLISPETYLSNISSSEAKHTFKNDVSLTDNEIKTILYQFNKIDDDFKTIQRIFSLQSKESKTRTIRSMQNRLNCTISKDKLTNLKNEIKNILSQSTSESKSIKCTLDETDSNNCNELIKVIQCGIKHFKNSLNLNKGSINEIVIWQNMYNDLLDKFEKNSNNIEQALSQEHKKELDKLRNDLQDLGKLLNTALESLQTALIELCVSKIKLGNIEEAVKYSKDLKSISISKIINKSYNDGYKELKHFQKIIQFITLQPKEQNLNGLETLYNEMKLINDLYSLNVILLASGIQRSPAKNDLKNLNVKIENYSNKIKDLWTNMILNNGGDEQLKNFAKNFPNQFHDHLNDTMQKTLRITDAITEKFDNIIKFIEGLTDLEQQSLACLVLFKEMNRQNMLKTNSEAGLIFIPKKYTKRHISLLVWTRGVPGQIEICQRCQLLRVHISSLRFNLA from the coding sequence ATGGGCGCACACTGGAACAAAGGCAACTacattaaagaaataattatatctGTGATAATCATAACAATTGTACCTCAATCAACTTACGGATTGATTTCACCTGAAACATACTTATCAAATATTTCTAGCAGTGAGGCAAAACACACCTTCAAAAATGACGTCTCACTAActgataatgaaataaaaacaattttatatcaattcaataaaattgatgatgatttcaaaacaatacagagaatttttagtttacaatcCAAAGAGTCCAAAACACGCACAATAAGATCAATGCAAAATAGACTTAACTGTACAATTTCAAAggataaattaacaaatttaaagaatgaaataaaaaatatactttcacAATCAACAAGTGAAAgtaaatcaattaaatgtacCCTGGATGAAACCGATTCGAATAATTGTAACGAACTGATAAAAGTAATTCAATGTGGAATTAAACATTTCAAGaacagtttaaatttaaataaaggatCCATCAATGAAATTGTAATTTGGCAAAATATGTACAATGACTTACTTGATAAATTTGAGAAGAATAGTAATAATATAGAACAGGCTTTATCACAAGAACATAAAAAAGAATTGGATAAATTACGAAATGATTTACAAGATTTAGGTAAATTATTGAATACAGCCTTGGAAAGCTTACAAACTGCTCTTATCGAATTATGCGTCTCTAAAATTAAACTTGGGAACATTGAAGAGGCTGTTAAATATTCTAaagatttaaaatcaatttcaatatcaaaaataatcaataaatcgTATAATGATGGCTATAAAgaattgaaacattttcaaaaaatcatccAATTTATCACACTTCAACCcaaagaacaaaatttgaatGGTTTAGAAACTTTGTATAACGAGATGAAATTGATAAATGATTTGTATTcgttaaatgttattttattagctTCAGGTATTCAAAGGTCACCTGCAAAGaatgacttaaaaaatttaaatgtaaaaattgaaaattattcaaataagatCAAAGACTTATGGACGAATATGATTTTGAATAATGGTGGGGATGAACAACTTAAGAATTTTGCGAAAAATTTTCCGAATCAGTTTCATGATCATTTGAATGATACTATGCAGAAGACTTTAAGAATCACAGATGCTATAACAgagaaatttgataatataatcaaatttatagaaGGTTTGACGGACCTAGAACAACAGTCTCTAGCATGTTTAGTGCTGTTTAAAGAAATGAATAGACAAAATATGCTTAAAACAAACAGCGAAGCCGGATTAATTTTTATCCCCAAAAAGTACACCAAGAGGCATATATCTCTTCTCGTATGGACGCGTGGCGTTCCAGGACAAATAGAAATTTGTCAAAGATGTCAATTATTAAGGGTCCATATATCATCATTGCGTTTTAATTTAGCATAG